The proteins below come from a single Alnus glutinosa chromosome 9, dhAlnGlut1.1, whole genome shotgun sequence genomic window:
- the LOC133877068 gene encoding ABC transporter G family member 23, whose product MAVCFQNPPIEEDSVILFSTSNSPEESTSPSSSSYGHSPQRQPQNPKTTYKLTIRNLSYAIRPHRSLMAATSFCQKPNSINILKSVSFVARSSEILAIVGPSGTGKSTLLRIISGRVKETDFDPKTISINDDQRMCSPAQLRKICGFVAQEDNLLPLLTVKETLMFSAKFRLKEMNAKEKEARVESLMHDLGLVHVADSFVGDEENRGISGGERKRVSIGVDMIHDPPILLLDEPTSGLDSTSALQVIELLSSMAKGKERTVILSIHQPSYRILQYIQNFLILSRGSVVHNGSLKSLEETINQLGFQIPLQLNAIEFSMEIIRALEDSYSKRYLSVVENKEPCSYPMFPEGEMGRVRQHNILFEIMFLCSRFWKIIYRTKQLFLARTMQALVGGFGLGSVYMRVKRDEGGVAERLGLFAFSLSFLLSSTVEALPIYLQERRVLMKESSRGAYRISSYMIANTIVFLPFLFVVAVLFAVPVYFLVGLNPTVAAFAFFTFVVWLIVLMASSLVLFLSAVSPDFISGNSLICTVLGAFFLFSGYFIPKESIPKYWLFMYYVSLYRYPLDSLLTNEYWSGRRECFSWQGEEDHSRCLLTGIDVLKSRGLDKDSRWMNVGIMFGFFLFYRVLCWIILSRRASRTTM is encoded by the coding sequence ATGGCTGTTTGCTTTCAGAATCCGCCCATTGAAGAAGACTCTGTGATACTCTTCTCAACTTCTAATTCCCCAGAAGAATCTACAAGCCCTTCCTCTTCTTCCTATGGCCACTCACCACAGCGACAACCTCAAAATCCGAAAACAACTTACAAACTAACCATCAGAAATCTTTCCTACGCTATCCGCCCGCATAGGTCGCTGATGGCAGCCACTTCATTTTGTCAGAAGCCTAATTCCATCAACATACTCAAGTCGGTCTCCTTCGTTGCAAGGAGTTCAGAAATTCTTGCCATTGTTGGCCCAAGTGGCACTGGTAAATCTACTTTGCTCCGAATAATATCAGGAAGGGTGAAGGAAACGGATTTCGATCCGAAAACCATCTCAATCAATGATGATCAGCGCATGTGTAGTCCTGCTCAGCTGCGGAAGATATGTGGGTTTGTGGCGCAAGAAGATAATCTGCTTCCTTTGCTCACAGTAAAGGAAACGCTAATGTTCAGTGCAAAGTTCAGGCTCAAAGAAATGAATGCTAAAGAGAAGGAAGCGAGGGTAGAAAGCTTGATGCATGATCTTGGTCTTGTTCATGTTGCAGATAGTTTTGTCGGAGATGAAGAGAACAGAGGAATATCTGGTGGAGAGAGGAAAAGGGTGTCTATCGGAGTTGACATGATTCATGATCCTCCAATTTTGCTCCTGGATGAGCCAACTTCAGGCCTAGACAGCACCTCGGCACTCCAAGTCATTGAGCTGCTCTCTTCAATGGCAAAAGGGAAGGAAAGAACAGTGATTCTATCCATCCACCAACCAAGCTATAGAATTCTTCAATACATTCAAAACTTCTTGATCCTCTCTCGCGGTTCAGTTGTCCATAATGGCAGCCTCAAATCACTGGAGGAAACTATAAATCAATTAGGATTTCAAATTCCACTGCAACTAAATGCAATAGAATTCTCCATGGAAATTATACGTGCGCTGGAGGATTCATATTCCAAAAGGTACCTCTCCGTTGTAGAAAACAAGGAGCCCTGTTCCTACCCGATGTTTCCAGAAGGGGAGATGGGCAGAGTTCGACAACACAATATTTTGTTTGAGATTATGTTTCTCTGCTCAAGGTTTTGGAAGATCATTTATAGAACAAAGCAGCTGTTCTTGGCAAGAACGATGCAAGCTCTTGTGGGGGGATTTGGGCTGGGAAGCGTATACATGAGAGTGAAAAGAGATGAAGGAGGTGTTGCAGAACGATTGGGTTTATTTGCATTTAGTCTtagctttcttctttcttccacaGTCGAAGCTCTTCCAATATACCTTCAGGAGCGTCGTGTTCTGATGAAAGAATCCTCAAGGGGAGCCTACAGAATATCCTCCTACATGATTGCCAACACTATTGTCTTTCTGCCCTTCTTGTTTGTGGTGGCTGTTCTTTTTGCCGTTCCAGTCTACTTTCTTGTAGGACTTAATCCGACAGTCGCCgcctttgcatttttcacttttgttgtCTGGCTTATAGTGTTGATGGCTAGCTCCCTCGTGCTCTTCTTGAGTGCAGTCTCGCCGGATTTCATTTCAGGGAATTCTCTCATTTGCACGGTTCTTGGagccttcttcctcttctctggCTACTTCATTCCAAAGGAAAGCATCCCAAAATATTGGCTGTTTATGTACTACGTTTCCCTTTATAGATACCCATTGGATTCACTTCTCACAAACGAATATTGGAGTGGGAGAAGGGAGTGTTTTTCATGGCAGGGTGAAGAAGATCATTCCAGGTGTTTGCTGACTGGAATCGATGTCTTGAAGAGTCGAGGACTGGACAAGGACTCGAGGTGGATGAATGTGGGGATCATGTTCGGCTTCTTTCTGTTCTATCGTGTGCTTTGTTGGATCATTCTTTCTCGAAGAGCTTCAAGGACAACAATGTAA